A genomic stretch from Arenicella xantha includes:
- the dapD gene encoding 2,3,4,5-tetrahydropyridine-2,6-dicarboxylate N-succinyltransferase, with protein MSEQLQSIIDHAFENRSEIKPNNVDPQIKTAVESCIELLDQGKARVAEKIDGEWQVNQWLKKAVLLSFAMRDNELMPGSETNYFDKVPSKFADYDEARFRQEGFRVVPPAAVRKGSYIAPGVVLMPSYVNIGAYVDSGSMVDTWATVGSCAQIGKNVHLSGGVGIGGVLEPIQAGPVIIEDNCFIGARSEVVEGVIVEEGSVISMGVYLGQSTKILDRETGEVSYGRIPAGSVVVSGSIPSKDNTHSLYCAVIVKKVDAKTRSKTGLNELLRVD; from the coding sequence ATGTCTGAACAATTGCAATCCATTATCGACCACGCCTTCGAGAACCGCTCGGAAATTAAACCCAACAACGTCGACCCTCAAATCAAGACCGCGGTTGAAAGCTGCATTGAATTACTCGACCAAGGCAAGGCCAGAGTCGCCGAAAAAATAGATGGCGAATGGCAAGTCAATCAATGGTTAAAAAAAGCGGTATTGCTCTCTTTTGCTATGCGCGACAACGAATTGATGCCAGGTAGTGAAACCAACTATTTCGACAAGGTGCCATCAAAATTCGCTGATTATGACGAAGCAAGGTTTCGTCAGGAAGGGTTTCGTGTAGTCCCACCAGCAGCCGTACGCAAAGGTTCATACATTGCTCCGGGCGTCGTGCTTATGCCTAGTTACGTTAATATTGGCGCCTACGTCGATAGCGGCAGCATGGTTGATACCTGGGCTACCGTCGGCTCGTGCGCGCAGATCGGTAAAAACGTTCACCTGTCTGGTGGCGTCGGCATTGGCGGCGTGTTAGAACCCATTCAAGCTGGCCCAGTTATTATTGAAGACAACTGCTTTATTGGCGCGCGCAGCGAAGTCGTCGAAGGCGTCATTGTCGAAGAAGGATCAGTAATCTCGATGGGCGTCTACCTAGGACAAAGCACAAAAATTCTAGACCGTGAGACCGGCGAAGTAAGCTACGGCCGAATTCCGGCTGGCTCCGTCGTGGTGTCGGGCTCCATTCCTAGCAAAGATAATACACATAGCTTGTATTGCGCAGTGATCGTAAAGAAAGTCGATGCCAAAACTCGCAGTAAAACCGGCTTAAATGAACTATTGCGGGTCGATTAA
- the dapE gene encoding succinyl-diaminopimelate desuccinylase, with protein MKTTDTDRPTLALTKQLIAAQSVTPNDAGCQMLMTERLSELGFHIEAMNFSDKHGTVQNFWARRGNAKPCLAFAGHTDVVPTGDLKQWESDPFTPTERDGMLYGRGTADMKTSLAAFVTSIERFVSEHPDHKGSIALLITSDEEGPSTCGTVKVIQELEARSEKIDYCLVGEPSSTNQLGDVIKNGRRGSLGCVLTILGTQGHVAYPHLADNPIHRCGAVIEALTNIEWDQGNEYFPPTSFQISNINGGTGATNVIPATTTLTFNLRYSTEIDEAGIKQKVRDVLDQLDMQYEEDWTLFGLPFLTEKGALVNACRQAISDECNIESELSTSGGTSDGRFIAPTGAQVVELGPVNATIHKVNECVDINAPDQLSRIYEGVLRNLLL; from the coding sequence ATGAAAACTACCGACACCGACCGTCCAACCTTAGCGCTAACTAAGCAGCTAATAGCAGCGCAATCTGTAACCCCAAATGATGCTGGATGCCAAATGCTGATGACCGAAAGGCTCAGCGAATTGGGCTTCCATATTGAAGCCATGAACTTCTCAGACAAACACGGCACGGTACAGAACTTTTGGGCAAGACGCGGCAACGCCAAACCGTGCTTAGCCTTTGCTGGCCATACCGATGTGGTTCCCACCGGCGATTTAAAACAGTGGGAAAGTGACCCGTTTACGCCCACTGAGCGCGACGGAATGCTCTATGGACGTGGCACCGCCGACATGAAAACCTCACTCGCCGCATTCGTTACGTCGATTGAGCGCTTCGTTAGCGAGCATCCGGACCACAAAGGCTCAATTGCTTTATTAATCACCTCAGATGAGGAAGGCCCCTCCACCTGCGGTACGGTAAAAGTGATTCAAGAGCTCGAAGCACGTAGTGAAAAAATCGACTACTGCCTAGTTGGTGAACCAAGCTCTACTAATCAGCTAGGCGATGTCATCAAGAATGGTCGTCGTGGGTCATTAGGCTGCGTATTAACTATTTTAGGAACCCAAGGTCATGTCGCCTACCCTCACTTGGCCGACAACCCTATTCATCGCTGCGGTGCAGTGATCGAAGCTCTAACAAATATCGAATGGGATCAAGGCAATGAGTACTTCCCACCGACCAGTTTTCAAATCTCAAATATTAATGGTGGAACTGGCGCGACCAATGTAATTCCAGCAACCACAACGTTGACGTTTAATCTACGCTACTCAACTGAAATCGATGAGGCTGGCATAAAGCAAAAAGTTCGTGATGTCTTGGATCAACTCGATATGCAATATGAGGAGGATTGGACCTTATTCGGCCTACCGTTCTTAACTGAAAAAGGCGCCTTAGTAAACGCCTGTCGCCAAGCAATCAGTGACGAGTGCAACATCGAGTCAGAATTATCGACCTCTGGCGGCACTTCCGACGGGCGTTTTATCGCTCCGACTGGCGCACAAGTCGTAGAACTAGGTCCAGTGAACGCAACTATTCACAAGGTCAACGAATGTGTGGATATTAACGCGCCAGATCAACTTTCACGGATATACGAAGGCGTTCTGAGAAACCTTCTACTGTAA